Genomic window (Lycium barbarum isolate Lr01 chromosome 2, ASM1917538v2, whole genome shotgun sequence):
AACAACATAATAACAAAGTTGTACATTATTTATTGAAGAGAAGTTTAAGcatataaactaatttttgagaATAGTAGAATCCTTAGTCATATCTCTCAACATATCGGAGCCTTTGCAAGCAACCATTCCCAGCTACAGTCTAAGAAACGAAAATAAGCATGTCTCCATGATCTCTTAAAGAGCAATGAACCACATACACCCCAAAAGCTTAGTGAAAATCCTATTGCCATTGAAATGTAGAACCAATCCACTTCATCTTTGTCATTCTCATCTTTTTcatactcatgatttggagttttaCCACCTGAACTGCAGTTCACCAAGAGTGGAAGCCCGCAGAGTTTGTTTCCTTGAAAactagtgggatcaaagctttgAAGCTGAGTGCTCAATGGTATCATACCTGATAAATTATTATCAGATAGATTCAAGTAGCTCAAAGTGAACAAACTCGAAAAGCTTTGTGGGATTTGACCATAAAATTGATTTTCTGAAAGATCAACAGATTCCAAAGCTTTCATGTCGCCAATACCATTTGGAATCCCACCAGTTAGgttatttttggaaaaattaaatGATCTTAATCCTTCAAGACGTGTTAGACTTATAGGAATATGTCCAGAAAGATAATTGCTAGACATATCCATACTTGTAAACAACTTCAAAATGGTGTCATATTGATACATGTTGCCTTTAGTCATCACCATTGCGCTCTCTATCAGAAATGCCCAATAATGGGCATAATTTAACTCATAATATTCCACTTCCGCTTTTCCTTTGACCATTGCACTGAAATTGCTAATACACCTTGGTATGATTCCAATGAATGTATTGTTTGCAAGGTCTAAGATCTGAAGATCTTTGAGGTGACAAAGTTCTTGAGGCAATTCACCATCGAATTTATTGGACCGAAGGATAAGAACTACCAAGGTTGGAAACCTCAATCCCAACCAAGAAGGTAATTTCCCAACAAACTCATTCTCAGCTAAATCTATTTTATGCAGTTTTGTGCAGTTTCCCAAGGATGAAGGAAATGGACCATTAAGTCTATTTCTTCGGAAGTCCAAGGATTTCAAATTACTCAAAACCTTCATGGATCCTGGTATGCCTCCAATCAAGTTATTGTCCCTCAAGATTAAAACTGTCAAATTTGGCCAATTCATCCAACAATCAGGAATTTCTTCTGATAAATAGTTTTCCCCGAGGTTTAAGATCACCaatttataagattcatttttTCCTTCACACAAAAAGTTAGATAAACCTTTTGAAAAAGAATTGTATGAGAGATCTAGCTCAACTACAGTGGTTGGAATCAACGGTAGTGGCCCACTAAATTTGTTGGAATTCAAGTCAATGGACCAAGGaccaacttcatttccaactaaCCCAGAAGGTATTGAGATGTTTGGAACCTCACCAACAAATTGGTTGTGAGAAAGATTGAGAAGTCGAATTTGAGAAGCCAAGTTCCAAAACCAAGCTGGAACCTCACCTTGTATTCCACCATCTGATATGTCAACATACATCATCATCTTTTGAGTTCGGAGCCACATGGGAAACAGAGGGCCTATATTCCAGCCACCTATGACAATGTACATGGCTTGAAAAGGTGGAATCCAATTTTCACTCACTTTTAAAGTTAGATTATTTCTAGATGCACTGAAGTCCGTTAGTTGTGTTAATTCAGAGAAATGACTTTCTGTTACAACACCTTCCAACCTATTGTGACTGATGGAAAAGTCTTCTAGCGCTGAAAGTTTACCAAGACTTTTTGGGAAAGTTCCAGTGAGTTTATTGTGGTCTAGATACAAATGACTCAGAGAAGAACTATTTCCCATTTCAGATACTTCCCCATCAAATAGATTATTTGAGAGACCAAGATATCCTAATTTCTTTAACTTTACAATTAGATTTGTAAACTTTCCAGAAAGCATATTATGAGAAAGATCAAGAAATTTAagttttgttatattttcgctctTACTCGGAATCGCACCTTCAAGTCCACTCCCATGGAGATCAATATATTCAAGATTACTTAGATCAAACAACCATTTGGGTAAAAGACAATTGAAAGAGTTATAATAAGCCATGAAGGCTGTGAGAGAAGTCAAGTTAACTGGACCGTCAGGAAACGGGCCAGTAAAATTACTACTACTCAAATCAAGATAAACGAGACTGGCGAGGTTGAAAACCCAATTGGGAACAGGAGAATTAAAGTTGTTCTCGGAAAGATCGAGGGTCTCAAGTGAAGAAAAATTGTGATGAAGTAGAGGTGTCATATGATGAAGACCACAATTGGATAAATAAAGACGAACAAGAGAAGGAAGCATGTTAATGACCTGTAGCCAATTAGTTGCACTGCTAAGATCCACATAATGTATCTCCAAGTGCTCAAGACTCAAAAGACTTGGCAGCCACTCAAGGCTATTGATACGTACATAGCTCGATTCTTCCCAATCACTAATTATGTGTAGCTCAATCACATGACGAGTCAGATGGTCGCACACGACCCCTTCCCATTTGCAACAATCTTTTCCAACAACCCAAGAAGAGAGAAGATCCGAGGGATCATCTACTTCTTTCTTCAAGCTCTCCAACGCTCGTTGCTCACTTTCTCTGCAAATGCCTACACAAACAACAAACTTGGTGTTTGTCAAAATAAAAAACAAGAGAACCCATAGTGTTATTGCTAACACTTTCATGGTGTGAAAAGTGCAATATTTTAGACTAGGAATTGAAAAGTATGTGTGTCAAGTAGCTGCTTGCTTGTATTTTTTTACTAGGCCGGgcaatatgtatatatagatattaAGAACTGTAGAACTGACTGTTTGACTCGAAGACTTGTTGATTTTAAAgagttttttctcttcttttttaaaCTGTATATATTACTCCTTCCGTTCCATAATAAATGTCACCTTAGTCAAAAAAAATTCTCTTCCTTGTtggattctcaatgtcaaaaAGTTTATTTTGTTGTGCATGCTTTAATCAAAAggtaaaaataatttattattattCTATAGAGGTACtttggtaaacttcacattgtattattaatttcttaatatgtGTATTTttagctaaggtgacacttattatggaacggagAGAGTAATTAATTAGTCAAGAGGACTCTTCCCGACAACTTTATCAAGTGTCTCTGTTTGGGCCATGCCTGTACACCGCCCATATGAAGTAATTGacggtttgcccttcaaatggggcTGGTGGTTAATTTTAGGGGacaactatgtatatatatacactttaaggagaaatatttacaaaacgtaatgatagttttatatttataaaatataacattacaaatcctatacaaaacatgcttttaaaaaatatatttcttttttaaaaaaaaaaattttaatttttttaaaaaaacatttcgctcaaaaatttatgtatgaaatgtgtatatctcgctcaaggcttaaaagttcgctcaaaatttagtgtataaaAACGATATGAAAaaagtatgaaatgtgtatatctcattcaaggcttaaaaaaatccgctcaaaattgtgtgtatgaaaacaacatgaaatttgtatctcgctcaagtcttaaaattttGCTCACATTTTCTcgtataaagttcatattagatttctgtaaaatcaatacaactacaacaacatcctatacaactttgatacaacattcaagacttaaaataatcgctcaaatttttgtgtatgaaatgtggatATCTTGCTCAAGGGTCAGAAAGTTCGcttaaattttatgtatgaagaacgtatgaaatgtgtatatctcgatcaaggcttaaccATTATGCTCAAAATTTATGTATGAGaacggtatgaaatgtgtatatctcgctcaagacttagaatttcattcataTTTTTCGTATGTAAAGTTCATATTAAGTTTCTGGAAaataatacaactacaacaatattgtaacaacattcataaaatattcaaggcttaactaacaattttgtgtatgaaaattatattaaaatttttgttcacacatacacatttcatacaactttcatatacaaaaatttgaggtaatttttaagccttagagcaaaaaaaaaaaaaaaaatatatatatatataattaaaaaaaaaaaaattaaaaaattaaaatatagaaTGGAAATTTTGTTTGCTATTTGACTAGTTATAACTCTCTTCATTTTGTTTTATGTAGCATTATTTTTTattgatttgttttttaaaaaaaagttattttatCTGTTGGGAATTAGAGTCCACTCATAACGGATGCTCTAAAGGCCCACTATAAAAAATAGGGCAAAAATGTTTGTCAAAATAATAAACAAGAGAACCCACAGTATTGTTGCTAACACTTTCACGATTAATGTACAATGTACTAGACTAGGAATTGAAAAGTATGTGTGTCAAGTAGCTGCTTGTCTTGTATTTTTGCTAGGCCAGtcaatatgtatatatgaatattaaGAGCTGTAAAATAGTTGAAGATTAATGCTTAGTTTTAGAAAGATGATACATGTAGATGTTGACTGTTCGACTCCAAGACGTGTTGATTAAGTCCAAAGGACTTTAGCAAGCCTTCCCCACAACTTTATTTAGCGTCCCACATTGATAAACTTGGGGAAAGATCACGAATGCccctcaaataaaaaaaaattacccacCAATATctcagaaaaaattaaaaatatttacccgaaatgTCCCCTAATTATGATACCAACATAGTATATAAATAATGGAAGATGCTTCAACCCTTCTCTTAATCCTCCATCATACCAtcttagtatatttatataccatgatggtatcatggaagatgcttcagttcttctcttagtcctctatgatatcattatggtatataaatatattaagatggtattatgaatgatcatgtgcatttattaaaaatgacacactttttttgaaaaaaacCTATATCATACCATCatcttataaatatatatatcgtgatggtatcatgaagaactgcttcagtccttcaatgagacactcctcatGACCATGATactatcatggtatataaatatactgagatggtatcatggaggactgtttcagtccttctcttagtcctccatgataccatcatggtatataaatatactgcgatggtATCACGGAGAGGAAGGGGTTTGGCCGAGGGGTATGCGGGGTAAATATTTTCAGCCGGTGGGGGTAGAAGCGAAAATAGTTTGAAAGGGGGCTTGGGcgggtaaatattttatattttgggGGCAATTAGTGATGTTTTTCCCTGTAAATTTTGCAGTAGTAAAAACACGGCCCCAACAGAGGCGGATCCAAGACGGGAAATTTTACGAGTTCTTATGCAATTTTAAATTTGATatgtactccctccatctcaatttatatgaGAGTTTTACTATTTGGGGAGTCAAACAGTTCTTTTTTTTACTACAGTATTCTGCGATTCTTTTCATAAAAAAATGTGAATTGCTCCcctcgtcccaatttaagtgtcttagtttgactagacacgaagtttaCGAAATAAAGAGTGATTTCTGAATTTTGTGGTCCTAAACTAAAGGtgtgtataatgtactaaaatatcctttgaatcttatggttATAAATTTATCATGTAGGATGTTTAAATTGTCAAATGGAAGGTAAGTcacttaaattggaacggagagAATACTAATCATGcaaacttatagtactttttattcaattttcaaatatataaattttattattatattatacgGGCAAACTTACCGTGTTGTGTCTTTGGTTGAAGAGATAAGCAAAGTAGATTCTCTTCGTTTGTCTAAGTTTCAATGTCTTTGtaatttattttacttatatATTATATGGCAGGCATCACAGTCAAACCCCCCACTCGAAGACTTGTTGATTTTAAAGAgttttttctcttcctttttaaactgtatatattaattaattagtCAAGAGGACTCCAAGGCTTCCCGACAACTTTATCAAGTGTCTCTGTTTGGGCCATGCATGTACACCGTCCATATGAAGTAATTGacggtttgcccttcaaatggggcTGGTCTTTATCTTTTGCCTTTTAAAATCGAATTTATCTGCGCATCAATTTGGGGGAATAACGCGCGTGCCTCCTAGTTACCCATCCATATCTCCATTACTTTCATACCCccagaaaaaattaaaattatttacCTGAGATGCCCCCAAATTATGATtccaacatggtatataaatcGAAGACTGCTTCAgttcttctcttagtcctccatgaaaccatcatggtatataaatatactgatatggtattatggatgattatgttCATTCATTTAAAAAGACACacttttctaaaaaaaatctctatatcatcgtcttatatacatatactatgattgtgtcatggaggactgtttcagtccttcaatgagactcTCCTTAGGACCATGGTACCatcgtggtatataaatatattgagatgtTATTATGGAGGACTGCTTTAAtgcttctcttagtcctccatgataccatcatgatatatgaatataCTCCGATGATATCATGAAGGAAGGGGTTTGGGCGAGGCGACACGTCGGGTAATTACTTTGGGCTGGGCTAGGCACAAGCGAAAATAGTTTGGGAGAGGGCATGGGCGTGAAATTAGTTTGGGTTGGGGGGGAATTAGTGATGTTTTCCCTAATTTTTTTACGGCGCAGGACATAATTTGTGGAATAATGTGAGATATAACCCATATGTTCAAACAAGACCTCACTAGAAACAAATCCAAttacaaaaaaattaaattttcctgCTAAACTTAGCCTATGTAGAAATACTAAGCAGTCAAAGACACATTAACACTTACCGGACACCTAATTACAACTGTTAAACTTTTGTGTTTTCGCTTTTCATAGTATAGAATATATTTTGCGTAGATTAGGGGATTACGTGTGACAGTCATCAATATTAACAATCTCCAAAATCAATATATTGCACAGGCAAATGTACAGTATAGTGGCCTTGCTTGGAGGGGTAAGCAGAGTAAACAAACGAAGAGAAGCATGAAGCAAAAAGAAGGAATCATTAGCCATTTgccaaaaaaattaagaaaattaatattccctctatttcaatatctgtgaacctattttcttattagtctgtgcaaaaaagaatgacctttttctatatttgaaaataatttacctttatgccatgatttataaccacacaaaatatatgtgactcatatatcaccacaagtttaaaagtcttctctactttcttaaactctgtgcccagtcaaatggattcacataaattgaaacaaaggaagTAGTAATTTATGAGTAGTATTTAGTTTACTTTGAGCTGTCAAATTGAATAGTTTTCTCAACCAAAAAAAAGTACACTAAAATTAGCAAATCCACTTAATACGCTAAGGTGTAGTCTTTCTGCGAAGTTTCTTGGCCCATCCATCCCTCTAATAACTTCATTTAGGCTGTCACACTCGTCCTTCAATTTGGTTTGATGAAAGAACTCTGGTGTCCTATTCTTTACGTACAATTGGCTTGTTATTATCCACTTATATTTGGAtgtgagtagtagttggaatggaAATTTTGTTCACTATTTGACTAATTATAACTTTCTTAATTTTGTTTATGTAGCATTATTTTTTATTGATTTGTTTTAGAAATAAAAAAAGTTGTTTTATCTATTGGGAATTAGAGTCCACTCATAATGGATGCTCTAAAAGTCCACTATTAAAAATAGGGAAAAAATGCTTGTCAAAATATTAAACAAGAGAACCCACAGTATTATTGCTAATACTTTCACGATTAATGTACAATGTTTTAGACTAGGAATTGAAAAGTATATGTGTCAAGTAGTTGCttgtcttatatttttgctaGGCCAGTCAATATGGATATTAAGAACTATATAATAGTTGAAGATTAATGCTTAGTTTTAGAAAGATGATACATGTAGTTGTTGATTGCTTGACTCCAAGACTTGTTGGTTAAGTCCAGAAGACTCTAGCAAGTCTTCCCCATAACTTTATTTAGCATCCCACGTTGATAAACTTATCCTTGTAAACTTGGGGAAAAGATCACGTACGCCCCTCAAATAAAGAAAATTATTCGCACATACtccagaaaaaattaaaaatatttacccgaaatgCCTATGATACCaacatagtatataaatatactgagatggtattacGAAAAATGCTTCAtcccttctcttagtcctccaggataccatctcagtatatttatatactatgatGGTATTATGGAAGATGCTTCGGTCCTTCTCTTAgacctccatgataccatcaggGTATATAAATATACCAAGACGGTATTATGAAtaatcatgttcatttattaaaaatgacatacttttttagaaaaaaatctCTAtgataccccatatatatatatatatatatatatatatatatatatatatatatatatatatatataatctctatctcagtccttcaatgagacactcctcaggaACACAATAGCATcctggtatataaatatattgagatggcatcatggaggactgtttcagtccttcttttagtcctccatgataccatcatgatatataaatatactgcgatggCAGTATTATTGCTAACACTTTCACGATTAATGTACAATGTTTTAGACTAGGAATGGAAAAGTATGTGTGTCAAATAGCTACTTGTCTTATATTTTTGTTAGGCCAGtcaatatgtatatatggatattAAGAACTGTATAATAGTTGAAGATTAATGCTTAGTTTTAGAAAGATGATACATGTAGATGTTGACTGCTTGACTCCAAGGCGTGTTGATTAAGTCTAGAGGAAGTCTTCCCCACAACTTTATTTAGTGTCCCACATTGATAAACCTGTCCTTGTAAACTTGGGGAAAGATCATGCGTGCCCCTCAAATAAGAAAAATTACCTGCTCATgctccaaaaaaattaaaaatatttatcttaAATGCCCCagttatgataccaacatggtatatacatatattgagaTGCTAATATGGAAAATGCTTTAGCCTTTCTCTTAGTGCTCCATGATactatctcagtatatttatataccatgatggtatcatggaagatgcttcagTTCTTTTCTTAGTCCTCCATTATACCATCATGGTAAATATACCGAGACAGCATTAtgaatgatcatgttcatttattaaaaaataacacactgtTTTAGAAAAAAAATCTCTATAATACcattatcttatatatatatatatatatatatatatatatatatatatatatatcagtccTTCAATGAAACACTCCTCAGGactatgataccatcatggtatataaatatattgagatggtatcatgaaggactgttttagtccttctcttagtcctccatgatactatCATGGCATATAAATATACTGCAATGGCAGTATTATTGCTAACACTTTCACGATTAATGTACAATGTTTTAGACTAGGAATTGAAAAGTATGTGTGTCAAGTAGTTGTTTGTCTTATATTTTTGATAGGCCAGtcaatatgtatatatggatattAAGAACTGTTTAATAGTTGAAGAGTAATGCTTAGTTTTAGAAAGATGATACATGTAGATGTTGACTGCTTGACTCCAAGACGTGTTGATTAAGTCCAGAGGACTCTAGGAAGTCTTCCccaaaattttatttagtgtccCACGTTGATAAACATGTCCTTGTAAACTTGGGGAAAGATCATGCATGCCcctcaaataaaaaaattacc
Coding sequences:
- the LOC132628290 gene encoding receptor-like protein EIX2, encoding MGKGDNGQKLDNERRRHFFCICRESEQRALESLKKEVDDPSDLLSSWVVGKDCCKWEGVVCDHLTRHVIELHIISDWEESSYVRINSLEWLPSLLSLEHLEIHYVDLSSATNWLQVINMLPSLVRLYLSNCGLHHMTPLLHHNFSSLETLDLSENNFNSPVPNWVFNLASLVYLDLSSSNFTGPFPDGPVNLTSLTAFMAYYNSFNCLLPKWLFDLSNLEYIDLHGSGLEGAIPSKSENITKLKFLDLSHNMLSGKFTNLIVKLKKLGYLGLSNNLFDGEVSEMGNSSSLSHLYLDHNKLTGTFPKSLGKLSALEDFSISHNRLEGVVTESHFSELTQLTDFSASRNNLTLKVSENWIPPFQAMYIVIGGWNIGPLFPMWLRTQKMMMYVDISDGGIQGEVPAWFWNLASQIRLLNLSHNQFVGEVPNISIPSGLVGNEVGPWSIDLNSNKFSGPLPLIPTTVVELDLSYNSFSKGLSNFLCEGKNESYKLVILNLGENYLSEEIPDCWMNWPNLTVLILRDNNLIGGIPGSMKVLSNLKSLDFRRNRLNGPFPSSLGNCTKLHKIDLAENEFVGKLPSWLGLRFPTLVVLILRSNKFDGELPQELCHLKDLQILDLANNTFIGIIPRCISNFSAMVKGKAEVEYYELNYAHYWAFLIESAMVMTKGNMYQYDTILKLFTSMDMSSNYLSGHIPISLTRLEGLRSFNFSKNNLTGGIPNGIGDMKALESVDLSENQFYGQIPQSFSSLFTLSYLNLSDNNLSGMIPLSTQLQSFDPTSFQGNKLCGLPLLVNCSSGGKTPNHEYEKDENDKDEVDWFYISMAIGFSLSFWGVCGSLLFKRSWRHAYFRFLDCSWEWLLAKAPIC